From Myxococcus stipitatus, one genomic window encodes:
- a CDS encoding GNAT family N-acetyltransferase, with amino-acid sequence MECTAGDLTWRLLRNAQVRPQEDIALWEHAPGQLAGFAWAYGNGDVDLFVHRLQDADAFVRDLEPWVHARHERGPRPPTLWALESSAPLLAALEQRDWRRITGAGYLHLARPLHPPSLPLPPLPAGYRVRAVRGPEEVAARALVHRRGFGTERVTTEVYARLMAAPRYQPTLDLVAEAPDGSLAACVLGWFDAATGVGEFEPVACAPEHRRRGLVRALMHEGLERMRMLGARRAIVYAFEDSPAPVALYRSCDFTVVDRNVGHAQEPA; translated from the coding sequence GTGGAATGCACTGCGGGGGACCTGACCTGGCGGCTGCTGCGCAATGCCCAGGTGCGCCCCCAGGAGGACATCGCCCTGTGGGAGCACGCGCCGGGCCAGCTCGCCGGGTTCGCCTGGGCCTATGGGAATGGTGACGTGGACCTGTTCGTCCACCGGCTCCAGGACGCGGACGCGTTCGTGAGGGACCTCGAGCCGTGGGTGCACGCGCGGCATGAACGCGGCCCGCGACCACCGACTCTCTGGGCCCTGGAGAGCAGCGCCCCGCTGCTCGCGGCGCTGGAGCAACGGGATTGGCGGCGCATCACGGGCGCCGGCTACCTGCACCTGGCCCGTCCGCTCCACCCGCCTTCGCTCCCGCTTCCGCCGCTCCCCGCGGGGTACCGGGTACGCGCGGTGCGAGGCCCCGAGGAGGTGGCCGCGCGCGCGCTCGTGCATCGGCGCGGGTTCGGAACCGAGCGGGTGACGACGGAAGTGTATGCGCGACTCATGGCGGCGCCGCGCTACCAACCCACGCTCGACCTCGTGGCCGAGGCACCCGACGGCAGCCTCGCCGCCTGCGTGCTGGGTTGGTTCGACGCGGCCACCGGAGTAGGCGAGTTCGAGCCGGTCGCGTGCGCGCCGGAGCATCGCCGGCGCGGGCTCGTGCGCGCGCTCATGCACGAAGGGCTCGAGCGCATGCGCATGCTGGGGGCCCGGCGGGCCATCGTGTACGCCTTCGAGGACAGCCCGGCCCCCGTCGCCCTCTACCGCTCTTGCGACTTCACCGTGGTGGACCGCAACGTCGGCCACGCCCAGGAGCCCGCCTGA